The Phyllopteryx taeniolatus isolate TA_2022b chromosome 17, UOR_Ptae_1.2, whole genome shotgun sequence genome window below encodes:
- the sipa1 gene encoding signal-induced proliferation-associated 1-like protein 2: protein MQSDDLFVRKFRRQNARPPVAAVNFDPKREAGLVEWPPRREGDGSDGDNLTPSRAGLSLRAVGRGHIMQRSNSDVTLGDLDSGGKAGGKAARAVGEKVGVGAQGDSGVLLHREYGSLSSLERQTQVQDPGSANQGPLSPNALRFKDPFLLLGLQGNPPEPDGFFRGLSSATIDSPKPVKPPKPEGLSKKSKPVPPQIPQPSPYDNIGGGAWVRNFAHYDVQSILFDLTEAATNRDSIGRKKNITSGASAASQMRPLSQGTPSSPAQGGVGNGGGTDDPEQSLLLDEGDGNDNELLLSCPHFRNETGGEEQVGLGRSRARRGMWLSPRTPNDAASVLEEPRESHIQQQGKSNYFIEHADLGAHYYRKYFYMKEHQNFFGMDDRLGPVAISFRREEKEGTSGAQYNYRIIFRTTEMKTLRGSILEESVPSAARHTTPRGLSPKRLLEFIMPELNLHCLRLASNSPKVRDTLLKLDEQGLNFQRKVGVMYCRAGQSSEEDMYNNESSGPAFEEFLDLLGDRVRLKGWEKYRAQLDNKTDSTGTHSLYTRYQDYEIMFHVSTMLPYTANNTQQLLRKRHIGNDIVTIVFQEPGALPFTPKSIRSHFQHVFIIVQVHEPRTDNTYYRVAVTRSKDMPLFGPLFPKGALFPRSPAFRDFLLAKAVNAENAAEKSEKFRSMATRTRQEYLKDLAENYVTTTPIDSSTKFPLLSLGGKRKDKLKGAKGAELHSAGALVWAVMVDGGEEGEAGEHKLPCLLGISAESVVLIERCTRRVVFNCSCRDVIGWKAVAETKEGGPYLDIFYERGESVCISVMESQAEDLREVVQRLELVTRGCEALEVTPLRDGVGQPGFLMNEEGFVTELQRFCYAESGGLQLWARVVRLCGHSLVHLSTEERTKLLRTAHKIHITVIPPDENGKPRRSFSELYQKAIKDAECTPGEDQSGEAWVLEEEEQGDKLRKRHSVIEADTARVQVEADGAEGHRGRSERGDTASLLGPPSLPLLRATSLQDQTSNQDQESSQLTRSFSLERESSYRDSCEGHIYDNVAFKEDRHIYGNVGELRDATPDLILAVKPKFVPQDEQFIADFADDKASASESSLSSSRLSCVDRAERNSRALSLHNSITKILSETTDSTEEEWQSIADLATACRGILEALSREDRKAGDQSGADHTDGKLNARESDSPGHLEEKVSQLEAMLKKLQDDLQKEKEDKAVLQAEVQSLRQNNRRLQEESQSTVARLIKVTELLCNVNKPC from the exons ATGCAGTCCGACGACCTCTTCGTCCGCAAGTTTCGGCGCCAGAATGCGCGGCCACCTGTCGCGGCCGTCAACTTCGATCCAAAACGAGAGGCGGGATTGGTGGAGTGGCCACCCAGGAGGGAGGGAGATGGTTCGGATGGAGACAACCTGACCCCGAGCCGGGCGGGCCTCAGCCTGCGTGCGGTGGGCCGGGGCCACATCATGCAGAGGAGTAACAGCGATGTGACTTTAGGAGATTTGGACTCAGGTGGAAAGGCTGGAGGGAAAGCTGCTCGGGCAGTTGGTGAGAAGGTGGGCGTGGGAGCTCAGGGGGACTCTGGGGTGCTGCTACACAGGGAATATGGCAGTCTATCTTCGCTGGAGAGACAAACTCAAGTCCAGGATCCAGGAAGTGCAAACCAGGGGCCCCTGAGCCCAAATGCCCTCCGCTTTAAAGACCCCTTCCTGCTTTTAGGACTCCAAGGCAACCCACCAGAACCTGACGGCTTCTTTCGAGGCCTGTCTTCTGCCACAATAGACTCCCCAAAACCGGTAAAGCCGCCCAAGCCTGAAGGTCTTAGTAAGAAGTCCAAACCTGTGCCCCCTCAAATCCCTCAACCTAGTCCCTATGATAACATCGGGGGTGGTGCGTGGGTGAGGAACTTTGCCCATTATGACGTTCAAAGCATCCTGTTTGACCTCACCGAGGCAGCCACCAACAGAGACAGCATTGGACGCAAAAAGAATATAACCTCAGGGGCCTCCGCTGCCTCCCAGATGCGGCCCCTCTCCCAGGGGACCCCTTCTTCACCTGCACAGGGTGGAGTGGGCAACGGGGGTGGCACGGATGACCCCGAGCAGTCGCTGCTACTGGATGAAGGTGACGGCAACGACAATGAGCTCCTGCTCAGCTGCCCCCACTTCAGAAATGAGACGGGCGGCGAGGAACAGGTGGGCCTCGGCCGATCCCGAGCCAGGCGGGGGATGTGGTTGAGCCCGCGGACCCCCAACGATGCGGCCTCGGTCCTGGAGGAGCCCAGAGAAAGTCACATCCAGCAGCAGGGCAAAAGCAACTACTTTATAGAACATGCAGATCTGGGAGCGCATTACTATCGCAAATATTTCTACATGAAAG AACATCAGAATTTCTTTGGCATGGATGATCGCCTCGGGCCAGTGGCCATCAGTTTCCGCAGAGAGGAGAAGGAAGGCACTAGTGGAGCTCAGTACAATTACAGAATCATCTTTCGCACCACAGAG ATGAAGACACTGCGAGGGTCCATCTTGGAAGAGTCTGTTCCCTCCGCCGCCCGTCACACGACCCCTCGAGGTTTGTCTCCCAAGCGGCTGCTGGAGTTCATCATGCCCGAACTCAACCTGCACTGCCTTCGCTTGGCCTCAAACTCCCCCAAGGTCCGCGACACCTTGCTGAAGCTGGATGAACAGGGG CTAAATTTTCAGCGAAAGGTCGGCGTCATGTACTGCCGGGCTGGGCAGAGCTCTGAGGAGGACATGTACAACAATGAGAGCTCTGGGCCGGCGTTTGAGGAGTTTTTGGACCTGCTCGGCGATCGCGTGCGACTGAAGGGCTGGGAGAAATACCGAGCTCAGCTGGACAACAAGA CCGACTCAACGGGGACACATTCCCTCTACACGCGCTACCAGGACTATGAGATTATGTTCCATGTGTCCACCATGCTTCCCTACACCGCCAACAACACTCAACAG TTGCTGAGGAAACGTCACATCGGAAACGACATTGTGACCATTGTGTTCCAGGAGCCAGGCGCCTTGCCCTTCACGCCAAAGTCTATCCGCTCCCACTTCCAACACGTCTTCATTATTGTCCAGGTTCACGAGCCCCGCACAGACAACACCTATTACAG GGTGGCTGTGACACGCTCGAAAGACATGCCATTATTTGGCCCGCTCTTCCCGAAGGGCGCTCTCTTCCCTCGCTCGCCAGCCTTCAGAGACTTCCTCCTGGCCAAGGCAGTCAACGCTGAGAATGCTGCAGAGAAATCGGAGAAGTTCCGCTCCATGGCCACTCGCACGCGACAAGAATACCTGAAGGACTTAGCTGAAAACTATGTGACTACGACGCCCATCGACTCCTCCACCAAGTTCCCGCTGCTCTCGCTAGGAGGCAAGCGAAAAGACAAGCTGAAGGGTGCCAAGGGGGCGGAGCTGCACAGTGCCGGGGCGCTGGTATGGGCCGTGATGGTCGACGGGGGGGAAGAAGGGGAGGCAGGGGAGCACAAACTGCCCTGCCTGCTGGGGATCTCAGCTGAGTCGGTGGTGCTCATCGAGAGGTGCACGCGCAGGGTGGTGTTCAACTGCTCCTGCAGGGACGTCATCGGCTGGAAGGCGGTGGCCGAAACAAAAGAGGGCGGGCCCTACTTGGATATCTTCTACGAGCGCGGCGAGTCGGTGTGCATCAGCGTGATGGAGAGCCAGGCTGAGGATTTAAGAGAGGTGGTTCAGAGGCTGGAG TTGGTTACCCGCGGGTGCGAGGCCCTGGAGGTTACCCCGCTACGTGACGGCGTGGGCCAGCCAGGCTTTCTGATGAACGAGGAGGGCTTTGTGACGGAGCTGCAGCGGTTCTGCTACGCTGAGAGTGGCGGCTTGCAGCTGTGGGCTCGTGTGGTGCGCCTGTGCGGCCACTCCCTTGTCCACCTCAGCACGGAGGAGAGGACCAAGCTTCTCCGCACGGCGCACAAGATCCACATCACCGTCATCCCACCGGACGAGAACGGGAAACCCCGCAG GAGCTTCTCTGAGCTGTACCAGAAAGCCATTAAAGATGCAGAGTGTACGCCTGGCGAGGACCAGTCCGGTGAGGCCTGGGTGCTTGAAGAGGAGGAACAGGGGGACAAGCTGAGAAAGCGGCATAGTGTCATCGAAGCAGACACAGCGAGGGTCCAGGTGGAAGCCGACGGGGCGGAAGGGCACCGAGGGCGAAGTGAGCGAGGCGACACTGCCTCGCTTTTGGGGCCGCCGAGCCTACCCTTGTTACGGGCCACTTCCCTGCAGGACCAAACCTCCAATCAGGACCAAGAGAGCTCGCAGCTCACACGGAGCTTCTCTTTAGAGAGGGAGTCATCCTACAGAGATTCTTGTGAGGG ACACATTTACGACAACGTGGCCTTCAAAGAGGACCGCCACATCTACGGGAATGTCGGCGAGTTGAGAGATGCCACACCTGATCTAATCTTGGCTGTCAAGCCCAAATTTGTCCCGCAGGACGAACAG TTCATCGCGGACTTCGCCGATGACAAAGCTTCAGCGAGCGAatcctctctctcctcctcGAGGTTGTCATGTGTGGACCGCGCTGAGAGGAACTCACGGGCCTTAAGTCTTCACAACTCCATCACCAAGA TCCTCTCAGAGACGACAGATTCCACCGAAGAAGAGTGGCAGTCCATCGCCGACCTGGCCACAGCCTGCCGCGGCATCCTTGAGGCTCTGTCACGCGAGG ATCGTAAAGCTGGAGACCAATCAGGGGCCGATCACACGGATGGCAAGCTGAACGCGAGGGAGAG TGACTCTCCAGGCCACCTGGAGGAGAAGGTGTCACAGCTGGAGGCCATGCTGAAGAAGCTGCAGGATGACCTGCAAAAG GAGAAGGAGGACAAGGCGGTGCTGCAGGCCGAGGTGCAGAGCCTGCGGCAGAACAACCGGCGGCTGCAGGAAGAGTCGCAGAGCACGGTGGCGCGCCTCATCAAAGTCACCGAGCTACTGTGCAACGTCAACAAGCCCTGTTAA